GATTCAAGCGGATCCTCCTCAGCCCTTAACCCACTCCAGGTCATATCTATTCTTACCAAGTTTTGAAGATGAGTTATCCATACTGGCATCGTTTCTAAGCGGCCACACATAAGTAGCACACGAAGAGATTGAAGaagcaaagaagaagaagaagaagaaagagaatgtTGATGATGATTGAGATCAATTATCCCATAATCATCACCTTTTCCAACTGAATCAACTCTTAATTCTTGAAGACTGGTGAGGTTGACAAGGGAGGAGCAGAGCTCCTTTCCATCTTCTCTTATCAGCTGTGTAATAGATAACTCTCTTAATTGGGTCAATTTTCCTATCTCTTTAACTATTACAGACCCGCTGCTTGCATCTATTGTGTTTAATGTTTGTAGAGCGAGAAGCCCTCCCAATTTTGACGGACCTTTAAACCCATAATATCCACAATCATCATCTAAAGGATCAACTGCTGCGACTACTACAAGATGCCGAAGCTTTAGCAGCTTTAGGATTTCCACGGGTAATTCCCTAACTCCAGTGTCCCCCAAATTCAGGTATTCCAAATGTTGAAGCTTTCCAATAGCTCTCGGGACCATGGTTCGAAGACTCGGCCGAGAccgagacgactcggccgagtcgtcaccgtctcgGCCTAGTCCGAGACGAGACCGCGACGAATCGAGACCGAGATACTCATCTCGCCGAGAAATCGGCCGAGACGTCACCGCGACGgattgactcggccgagtcacacCGAGTCACTCCGAGTTATCCCGAGTCAAGACGAGAAATCGGCCGAGTTACACCGCGAAGGATTGATTCGGCCATTTCTTtggctattttttattatttttgtttagcatactttttttatattattaacaatttttagaatattaaattctttaaaatttgcgtctcaccgagaccgtgaccgatatgccgagaccgatgtggaacgttcCAAGCCGCGACCGCGACCGTGAccacgactttgaaccatgctcGGGACTCTTGCCACTTTTGTACCACATAGGCTCAGATACGTGAGATGCAACAAGTTGAAAATCTCATTTGGTATTTCCTCTATCTCTTTATCAGTCAAATCCAAAACCTTTAGGAACTTGCTGCTCCTTAGAACTTCAGATAAGAAAGTTTTGAATGGTAATGGGTTGGTGGATCTGACTGTGATGAATGATCGAAGGTgttcaaaggaataaaattgTCTTTGTTGGTGATGTTGGATGTTGCTACTGTTACTTCTACTATGGATTGCTAGACGGCGTACCTTCTTAAATGGCCATATCATTGGTTGTCCAGTAGTAACCGTGACCATGTTTTGTTTCCTTGACTTGATGAGAATAACTTCTCTCAATAGGTCATGGATTCGACAAGTGTAGGGTGATCCTTCATAAAACACTTCAGTTACTTGAATTAGGCTTCTCCTGATGAGTTCACCGAGATAGCCCCAGGCTACATCTTCAATACACATGCCTCCTCTCCTTTCTATAAATCTTTCAGCAATCCATAATTGAATCAGTTTTCTGCATGTTATTAGATAATCCTCCGGATAAATGCTTAAATACAACAGACAGGGTCTGAGATGCGAAGGCAGATCATTGTAACTCAGAGAAAGTATCCTTTTAACTCTCTCTAGCTTACCTGTTCCTTCTAATTCACCCCCAAGACTGTGTTGAACGATCTCCCATTCATCTATTCTTCTCACGTCCTTCGAAGCCAAGAGCCCACTGATAGCAACAATCGCCAAAGGCAAACCCTCACATTTATCCAATACAGCTTTTGCAACATCCATCAGGTGGGCGGGGCAATGCTTTCCTTTAAAGATCTTGTTACAAAATAGGGTCCACGAATCTTCAATTGATAGTGGCTCCATTTTGTAGACATAATCCTGAGATTCTGTGCAAGATGCAGAGGCAACATCGGCTTTTCGTGTTGTTAGCATGACACGATTGCCATAGTTACCCTCAGGCAGTGCAGATTTGAtttcattccaaaatttcacgTCCCACACATCATCGAACACAATTGCATACCTTCCAGCTGCTTGtagaaaatctttgacaaattcTTTCAACTCAATGGTAGATATAGATTCGATGAATTGTGGGACTGATTTTTGCAATTCCTCGTGCAACTGCAAAATCAAGTCTCTTAGGAGCTTTGGAAAATCGCATGTTTGAGAGACGGTTACCCAGGCACGAACTGGGAAATTCTTTCTAACATCTGGATCTTCATGGACCTTTTTGACTAGGGTAGTTTTCCCTAGTCCAGCCATACCGACCACTGAAATAACTTTGAGTTGGTGATCGTCCGCCTCGAGAAGCTTAGAAATCAGATGTTGTTTGGGCTGGTCAATGCCAACCAATTTTGCTTCCTCCATTAGAAGTGCATCATCCCTGCTATAGTGCCATGAGTTGCTTATGGTTGAAGATCCAGTGACACGGTCATCGATGCCAAATTTAACTTGGTTTCTCGGATGTGATTCTGACATATTTATGAATCTGGACTTTATGCTTTGAATTTCAGTGGCAACCTGATGACGAGCTCGCAAGCTCTTAATGTTTTTGAGAATTCTCTGAGGAGAGTCACAGAATCCATGATGTCGGTAGCCAGCAAAGCGAAGTACAAATTCATCGAGAAGATCTTCAATGTCATAAGCAATTTCGCGCAATTGCTTGGTCCATTCTTGGAGCCTGGGAtcagaggtgtcaaaatgggtgacttggacGGATTTGGGTTagataaaatgggtaatgggtataagtgagtcaatccatttatacccatttaattagatgggtataaatgagtaagtcaaaaaatgaattggataacccaattacccatttataacccatttattttaactttttgtaaactcatttaaattcttttttgcaAACtgagttatcaatttataccgctctttgtacccatcattagttttaaatatttacttatcatGCTCAATAAGTcttattaccaatttttttccattgatactctatgtcgtaaaattacatattatttaataattgaataataagaatataaaaatttgaactaagtactataaaaattaatataaaaacttaatccaaaaaatttgaacccctaacatttttttcatatataaatttaaaatttcattttataaagataagaaaaaagggtaaaacttatcataaattggtaatattgaaaaatgagtaagttaacaaactaagagaaaataaataataagataaaccaacaaataataataatcatgaaacaaaagtagttaacatcatgacaaaatgaaaaatctgaaaaaaaaaatgggtgggggaagagaattctaaatgaGTTAAATTAGATTTGATGGGTTCCCCAATAATACCTATGttttgggtaacccatttatatccatataaaaaaaatttaagatacccatacccatctattcatggacgggtatgagtaaatttagttaagtggATTGGTTTGCCACCTATACCTGGgatcatcatcttcttttgCTTCAGCCGCTTTGACGAAAGCTTTCTGATTCCACAACTCATCTATGAATAATTCGACCTCTTGTTTAAGCCCTCCCAATAGGCTTCCCTCCTCTAGGAGCAAGGTTTCGAGACGATTTGTAACAAAAGAGACAACAGCTTCTGTCattttatagttttttttttttttcaagaagaagaaggaggaggCAGGGTTTTAGCTTCTTTTTATATGGTTCTGAGTAGAAGAATGGTTTTAACTTCGTAAACTTTTGGAGCCAGAGAAGGATTTACTATATAGGAAGGAAGACCTTGGCCAGCGTTCAGGTTGATTGAATTGGAAGTAATGCTTTTTTTCTACATTCCTTGCTCCCCTTTGGTTGGGAATTTGTAGAAAGAAAGTTGAAATGATTTATTCTTTCTTCACTTTCGAAAATTAGTATCATAGTTAGAGCTGAAGCACCACTTTAGGAATAAATCAGCCCTTAAGAGTAAGAAAGAGATAAACAAACATGGCTTTATTCTTCTTGTCCTTTTTATTCTTACGTCAAGTCTTAGCTATATCATCTTCAAAGGCTTTCAACTAatggtctgtttggttggaagtaaaatgttttccttgggaaaatattttccgtggaagtaattttccatgaaaatcatttccctttcatcattttcaggtgtttggttagcttattgaaaatattttcttacttcatttttctggtgtttgtttaacttttgaaatattttcacttttatctctatctttactttctacacattataactacatacttcttcccatgcaaaataagaaaatttatctcattgtttaactttaaaaaatcttggagaaatgtatatatgaataaaaaatatctccttaagcaataaacaaattgctggtcaTTTAGTGTCAattatcaatcacatgcaatgcttgttgtgacatatatcttgcactctcactgctgaaagtttctctagaaaagaatgttcctattatacataattaattactagcataggatgagcaggatgaggttttttttgattttgaatatactagggggagggttgggtggtacgggggagggagtgtaaggaagaggttttaggttcgagtcctcctgtttacactaaaaaaaaaaacatactacaagatgtttttaataagtttggaacatactacaggcgggatgcatgcatttcggaaaacaacttcagtaagtttggaagggaagttgttttccataagatgaatgaaaatattttacataggaaaatgttttcagtaacttttgtgcaaccaaacacgggaaattaggaaaatattttcctggaaaacattttcacccgaaacaaacggaccctaaaAGAAACACATTCTCAGTGGGTCTCTATTATTCTCATCAATGACATTGCTGGTAACTAGTGCCAGAGTAATCTTGCCTTTATTTTTTGGATGGTTAAGAATAATATTGCTTATGATATTTGATAtgcttaatcttcactttgACCAGAAACTTGGCAAGTTAATTCAGAAATAAAACTATTCCAGTTCAATTTTCTGTGTCGCCCCACAATAAAGGAGAAACTAATTATGGGCTGTGAACGCCTTTTGAAACTTTTTCATAGTCCAGTCAGACTCAAGAAGATTGATAGTGGGGCGAAGCTAATTTATTTGTTTGGTCCCTGCTAAAGAGTTTTGTAAGTTTGTCCATGCTCAGAGGAATTCGATCTAACACTTTATCTGTTTTGGTACACTCCAATAGATGAGTATTGTTCCTCTATGAAGTTCATTTCTGCCTTTCTTCATTCatgtatttttgttgtttttcactagaaaaagataaaacaaaTGGTGGGTTGTTACAATCTGGAGGAGTATATATGGCACAAGTACCATAATCTgagcaatctttttttttttttttttttgttaatactGTAGAATGTGCATCAACAAAATTGAGATGAATGTTGGAACCAAGTCTTCCTTTCTATATTGTACtacaaaagtacaaggaaaCAGATTCAGTAGCAGGTTGCTTGTCTTTTGTGTCTTTTCAGCCTTGTTATTTCGTCTTACAACATTTGCCGCAAGACAAGTTTGCAATGAATCGGGCTaaccaaaaaaatatattttggaattaAAGGGAGAGAATCTACTTCATAGAAAGCAAGAATTTTTCTTCTTGCAGAAAATCAGGCTAATTGTGTGTTATTAATTACCCCTCCAGTAAATGTTAGCCAAGAATTATTCATGATTTAGCTTCTTCCTGCAATAATTTATTCCGTAGGGTAGATAGAATCAACTTGAAATGTTATATTCTTTCTTCAATACTGCAAATGAGTATCATTTAAGGTTTAAGCACCACTTTTGGTGTCAATTACCCCTATGGGAAATAATAAGATAAACAAAGATGGCTTCATTCTTCGTATCCTGAATATTCTTGCTTCAACTCTTCTGCTATCCTCTTTGACAGCTATCGAAGGAAAGAATACACTTTCTCAATTAATCTCTGTTATTCTGTATCAGCGTGACATTGCTTATACCTGGTGCCAAGTATTGTTGCTTATGAtatttcatatgcataaattttcattttcaccagATAGAATATTGTAAGTGAGAACTAACGGGATTTGAAGCAActtaattcaaaaaataaaactaatccGTGCTTCAAAAAATCCAGTTCAATTTCTGTGTTGCCccaaaataaagaagaaaataatcatgGACTGTTGAAACAATTATGGTTTGTAACTTAAGGAAAGAAGCCCTCTTAATTCTAATGGAACTTTAACAAGTAACACCCATTATCAGGATTTAAATTATCAAGTTAAAACGACCAGGCATGACGAATTTTTTCCAGATGTAAGGATTTCCATTGGTAACCCCCTGGCAATAGTATCACCCATACCTAGATATTCTAAATTCTGAAGCTCTCAAATGCATCTGGGATTGTTTTTAACTTTCATTCTCCTTCATTTGGGATTTCTTTAAATTCGCACCTCCAAAATGCAAAACCTTGATTAACTTTCCTGATAAGAGAACAGATTTTGGATGGTAACTCCATGGACCAATACCCATACACGTTTGTATACAGTGTGTTTTCACTAAGAGCGCGCCCTATTTCAGTTATAGTTTCTTCAGGGCCGCTTAAAGTTTTGTGTCAGCTTGCTGATCTTGATAAAATTTTCTCGGTATATAAGGAAAACTTAACAATCCAAACCAGTAATTTTATGAACTGTTCTGGAGAGATCAAGTTGAAAATCCATTTGGTATTTCTATAAATTCACACCTCCAAAATCATAACACTAATCAAGAGAACAGATAAGGAGGCTTTTTAACTAGTGACTCCATGATCCAAACCTTTATGTGTTTGTGTCTAAAGTTTTCTCCAGCAGCATGCTCTAtttcagtaaaagttttttaactGCCACTTAAAGATTCATACCAACTTGCTGATCTTGAAAACTATTTCTTGGTATATAAGAACTTAACAATCCAAACCAGTGATCTCAAGGTATTTACTGGTAATTTCTCCAATTCATTTGTTGAGTGAAAGATGCTTATTGGCACTCTATCTGACTCAATAACAAATGGTTCTTACGCCAACACAACACTGGCAATTAACTCAACAAGAGTCACTAAAAGTTATGCCTATCATCTTACTCTATAAAATGTATTTTCCATATGAAAATCATTCGTGAATACAGACATCCACTAACTCCATCTGACGCATTAGTTATTGGCTCCTTGCACTATAACTGACACTCACAACTAAGACTAAGCTTACAAGGTCTCTTGATATCTGAAAGAGTCCAGTTACAGTTCAATGTAGTTTCATATCAAAATCATTCTTCAAAAAAGCCCCATTCAAAATACTATCTAACAGCATTTTAAAGCTTCATCTAAATGCTTTCTATGATATTGCATGTAACTGTTTAAGGGAGTATGTTGACTGTATCTTAGTATCTAATATCTAACAGCATCTTGTGTCATTGCTTCATTTATTGGTGCTTCTAGCTTCCAGTTACATTGATTCACATTATGTGCATCCATGCTATCACTTAGCTTGTACCTTCAAGGAATTATATCcacagaaaaaaaattttttttaaaaagtagaTAAACAGTTTCCACACAGATTAAGTATATTCACAACAATTTATGCATTCTGCAACGGACTCAATTAAGTAGTTTTAGCACACTTAAAATTGAGTAAGATCAGCACTCATACAAACCATCCCATAGTtcaccttcttcttcttcttcttcttcttttcttttgtttttaccCATCCCTTCACCCTTCCCACCTCCAATTGTCATGCCCAAAATTTGAACCCTAAACCTCTCAGTGGGAAGTATTATAAGAGCCCTCCCCTGCCCCATTGTTTCGTTCATTTCATCCTTCAATCTGCACAATAATGCTCTGAACTTATTGCATGATGCATTTACATTTTATAGCAAGACACTAGGTCAAATCCCCAGAATTACTATGTCGCATGCCAGTTTGAAAAGCTCCCACGAAATGGCCACAGCATCATTTCCTAGAGGAATATCACAACTTCAGCATCGAACATCGAACCCATCATTGGACAGACCACATGAACAGTCGAGAAAGAcctcttatcaactcaaacaagTAAGTTGCAAGACAGACACTAAGATCATTTGTGAACAGTAAAATATAACTTTATTGATAACACATTGATTCATACAAATAACAAGATTCCAATGAATATCCAAAAATTAATAACTTATCAACACTCTCGTCTACCATTAAACGTATGGGTAACAGGTTTCTAGAATGGACTCAAATCCAGCGTTGAAAGAGTATTCATCAATCTCTATccttaaaatttttaaagtgtATCACTCTGTAATACAAAATTTTTACCTTCTCAAGGCAGTCAGAATTCGATTGCCACTCTCTCATTTAAGCCTCGCTAGAACCAGCCTTAGAACTGCTGAAATCCTTCTTCAATTCTGCCACTCTTTTCATACAAGCCGGCTTCGTTTTCCCCGGCACTGCAGCTGCAATCTTCTCCCACCTCATTGCTACATCCTTAGGAAAGGCTTTTAGAGCATTAAGCAATGCTAAATCCTCCCCAGCACTCCATCCACTACTGTCTCCCTTCGCTTCAACGCTCTGCAATCCTCCAACATGACTCTCATTTCCCCCCTCGATTCGCCTATCCATTGGCTTCCTATCCTTCAAAAACTTCTTATAACTATCCTCGTCACTCACTTTTTTTCCCCCATTTCCTTTGATCTCTTTATCACACTCTCTACGCTATGCCTGCCCTTAAAACCCTCAGTTACCGCCTCCCAACGTCCTGGCTTCCCTACCGGATGCTTCCCCATCAACTTCTTCAACAACTCATCATCCCCTGCATCCCACTGCACCTCCTCATTCACAACCTTCCCCCCGCTCTTCTCAAATTTTGCAACCGACCCATTTCCATTCACCGATAACCCATTTTGTTCCACCGCTTCCCAGCTGTAATCCGGCCTGGTCGACCCGGATCCATTTCCTGACCCGTCATGTTTCCTTGTAGATTTTACTGACCTTTTACCTCTTCTTTTGCTAACCTCATCAGATATTTCGGTTTCCTTCGTGGGTTCCGGTGGGGGCGGGCCAAGGCCGACCCGGATGTCACCGGCCGTGAGGGAGAGGGGAGCAAATGGGCCGATGAGGAGGGAAAGGGAAACAGAGAACCATGTGAAGAGGGATTGGAAGGGATCTGAGGTGAAGTAAATGTGGttaaaaatgtggttaaaaaaatgtgttgatgatgcaagtaaataaaatttgacaaataaGTGCTATCTTTACAAACTATAAAACATTCTAAACCTTTTGAATGAAGGATGAAGTCATGTAAAAAAGAGAACGTGAAAATTTGTTATTCTCTTCATAACTCGCTAAAATAGAGCAAGGACTAAAATTGAAACTCAATAGAGAGTAAAAAACGGTATGTCACAAATATGCCATGATATATAAGAAAAGAAACTGTTGGTTTACTGTTGAAATGCTGCTTATCATGTCAATACCTGCAAATGTTCAGTAGCCTTTATGAAGAGGCCTGCCAAGCTAACTTCAAAATTTCTGATCCTTGTATCAGTTGAAAAACATAATATTGAACTTAGAATTTCATAACCAACAGATCATggattcttcatacatccacaATATACATACTTTCAAAAACTTAATATGGCATCCACAATCCACAGTTGTGAAAATTTCAGCAAGTTTTGTACATTCAGTCCTTTACTCCCAATCCACTATTAAGTAACCATCCAAGAGTGACAATACATGAAACCTGTAATTAAGCAAAATTAACCAATGCTAACAATCTCTTTTCGCAAAAATAAGAAACAGCATCTTGTTTTTGTACTTATTTTGGGAGAGGAAGGGATAAATGTTCCATCTGAGAGAATGCCTATGTAAATCAGAGACTACTACCCAAATGCATGTAGTATCAAACCAGTAAAAGCTATTTATTCCCTGAGCTTCAGGCACCCTGCAAGGCACAACATGGTCTGCATCAGCTGAGTAGGATAACAGATAAGATGTGGCATTAAAAACTTTTAAGAGCATGAGTAGTTCAGTCAACTCATAATTTTCAAGGCAAGTAAAACTATAGTTGTACAATCCAATGCAGAGTTCTCTTTACTTTGTTTtcaggggaaaaagaaaagaaaaagccaaaTCAACCTTGTAACAGGTAAAAGATTGTATATTTCCAATGTCATAGTCATTTAATCACCAATTTCACTTCAATAAATTCCATATCTAGTTTTTACCTGTTCATTTGCTGCGGAGAAAATGGTTTTGACTGATTCAAAAACATCTTCAACAGGCCTTGCAGCGTCCACCTGCCAATTGAGAACTTGGTTGTTGCTGCTGCTGGAACCAAGTCATTTGTTCATAAACTCATGAAGATGAAATATTGCTTACCTTCCGTACCTTCCCCTTTGAAGCATAATAATTAACCGGAGGCAGAGTGGACTCTTGAAAAACTCGAAAGCGTTTCTTTATTGTTTCAATGTTATCATCTTCTCTTCCCTAAGATTTTGGGTGCAAGTCAAATGCGATCCTTTCTTTGTCCACAATAAGGAAGAAACCTACATTTGTAAAAGCACTAAACAGAAACCATGAGCATGTCAACTTGGCTTACACAAACCTAACCTGGTTTCAGGATAGAAGGCGCTTTGTCATCTCCACTTCTGGACAATCAAGAAACAGTATGAAATCTGGTTCAATCTTTGTCTACAGAAAAGAAGAGTTGAATTTGAAGTCAATCTTTTAAGTGTGGCTTTGACAAAGTGATGGTTTTGTCAGAAGCCCAGTACACTGGGATTAGGTGAATACAAGTTTAAGTTGGAAGGAGGATGCATTGTGTTCAAAACTCAAACTTTCAGTTGAAAAACATACATACAAGTTTCTCAAACGTTCTAACATTCTCTTCATCTCTGGGGAAGCCATCAAGAAGAAATTTGTCATTGTCAGTTTCTTGCATAGCTTTTTGAATAAGCCTAACCGTTATATCAGATAAAACTGAGTTTTCCCTCATTCATCATGTTCCGGATCATGGTGGTGCAGAATCAATAAGGACATGATGACAGTATGAAGCAGAGAGTAAGAACTATTCCAACCATAACCATAATCTCACAAAAATTCTACATCAGATCCATTTCTGCTACATAATATCATGCCAATGTTGTATAGTCAATACCACGGAATCAAACATTGTTCAACTGATACTTCGTGCTCAATATTCTGAGAAATAAAACTGTAAGACCaataaatgaagggaaaagCAAGAGTATATACCCATGCTCTGAGCCAGCTTTGATTTCTTTCCTGAGAAGATCACTGGAACTAAGGTGGCTATAACCAAATTGTTCAACAATTTTGGCACACTGAGTGCCTTTTCCACTTCCTGGACCACCTGTTAGATGCATAATCCAAAGCCATCCCACTGtaagaaagaataaaagaagTGATACAAGTATATTGAGAAAGGTCACAGATTGACAATTACAAGGTCAGAAACACTTAAATTATTGATCAAAAGGAAAACCATATTCATGTGAGTTTGTTAGGGTTATTgcaaaggaaaattgaagagaaaaggcaaaagaaaCTCGGATGCTGACACATAGGTGGATGTGTATGGTTACTGAACTTGGCAACCAAATATCTTAAAACAAAAACAGGTCTTTAATTAACAACTTCAGGTGCCATGACAATGAAACACAGCCAAATCaaggaatgaaaaaaaaatactttctTTTATGCCAAATAGAGGGTTTCAGAACAGGACGGAGCAACTAAAACTCGTTCACTCAACTAAGCCAAAGGAACTATGATAGGGCAGTATTTGaaagtaattttattattaatttccccttttagcCCTGCTATTTATTGTGTTAATTGGTGatatctacttatatttggtatctggacttaatttcaggaatgaaacagaaaactaccaaaaagtaGGGACTTTATAGAGAAAATGGAGATTTCTAAGGGTTTCAACccttgggcccttgaattggtgggggaccACAAAGCTAGTGAAAGATATTTAGTCATTTGGGGCTCctcaaagaaagcaacgtagagagacttggaacaagaaacaatttggagactttgtccacatgtgtggggaccacctagatagctTTTAGTCATCTCTCTTTTGGTTCTTTAAAAGGGGACAACGTACAGAAGCAAAGGACGGCTTGAGTTTCAGCTTTTAGTtcagtttttagttttctttcttttctctctgactggcctctgacacacgccaggtgtttgacaatattccccaacggggaaacatcttttattccttgctttcTAGCAAAAAGGCAATGCCGTTGCAATCATTTAattcgtgtggtgatttaattatgcggcgtggctaagtattcaatctagtcaagggtcaactcgacggTGCAGTCCCGAAatttgtgagatctaattagttttcacgtgtttctcaatttattaatatttgcatgcTGTGTGCTTGAGTTCTCATgggatttatttattaattggatgtcaggggcccgatgttcaatgtgatttattaatctcgtgccaatttagtcaattaaatccgtaattgtttgattgattaatatgagtggcaactggtgtgtttacacatCAAGGGAGcatgcaatctaatttaaataaccctcgtagcgtgttattgattagggctaggtttttctagttgttaatgcaattgggaaattaattcctatggtcgtacctaggagtattttctgattaggggtaatcaacggtcgtaccttggttatcaataaattaaggaaaaattggtcgtcaGACTTCGTCAacgactat
This Coffea arabica cultivar ET-39 chromosome 3e, Coffea Arabica ET-39 HiFi, whole genome shotgun sequence DNA region includes the following protein-coding sequences:
- the LOC113737706 gene encoding disease resistance protein RPM1-like, producing MTEAVVSFVTNRLETLLLEEGSLLGGLKQEVELFIDELWNQKAFVKAAEAKEDDDPRLQEWTKQLREIAYDIEDLLDEFVLRFAGYRHHGFCDSPQRILKNIKSLRARHQVATEIQSIKSRFINMSESHPRNQVKFGIDDRVTGSSTISNSWHYSRDDALLMEEAKLVGIDQPKQHLISKLLEADDHQLKVISVVGMAGLGKTTLVKKVHEDPDVRKNFPVRAWVTVSQTCDFPKLLRDLILQLHEELQKSVPQFIESISTIELKEFVKDFLQAAGRYAIVFDDVWDVKFWNEIKSALPEGNYGNRVMLTTRKADVASASCTESQDYVYKMEPLSIEDSWTLFCNKIFKGKHCPAHLMDVAKAVLDKCEGLPLAIVAISGLLASKDVRRIDEWEIVQHSLGGELEGTGKLERVKRILSLSYNDLPSHLRPCLLYLSIYPEDYLITCRKLIQLWIAERFIERRGGMCIEDVAWGYLGELIRRSLIQVTEVFYEGSPYTCRIHDLLREVILIKSRKQNMVTVTTGQPMIWPFKKSDPPTHYHSKLSYLKF